From one Bos javanicus breed banteng chromosome 15, ARS-OSU_banteng_1.0, whole genome shotgun sequence genomic stretch:
- the LOC133261573 gene encoding olfactory receptor 5B2-like, whose amino-acid sequence MPFMENSTEVNEFRLLGLTDAPELQVPLFIIFTFIYLITLTGNLGMITLILLDSRLHTPMYFLLSNLSLVDCVYSSAVTPKVMAGLLTGDKVISYGGCVAQMFFFVAFASVDCLLLAVVACDRHAAVCKPLHYASSVTPCVCAQTVMACYVWGFAESAIHTGFAFCLSFCHSNVVHHFFCDIPPILALSCSDIYVNEMVLFILAAFNVFFALMVIVSSYLFIFFAILRMRSVEGRKKAFSTCSSHLTAVTIFYGTVIFMYLQPSSNHSMDTDQMASVFYTIIVPMLNPLVYSLRNKEVSNAFRRAIEKMKLLFSTQI is encoded by the coding sequence ATGCCCTTCATGGAGAACAGCACTGAGGTGAATGAGTTCAGACTCTTGGGACTGACGGATGCCCCAGAGTTGCAAGTCCCCCTGTTTATAATATTCACGTTCATATATCTCATCACTCTCACTGGAAATCTTGGGATGATCACGTTGATCCTGCTGGACTCTCgtctccacacccccatgtatttTCTCCTCAGCAACCTCTCTCTGGTGGATTGTGTTTACTCCTCAGCTGTGACTCCCAAGGTGATGGCTGGGCTTCTCACTGGAGATAAGGTCATCTCCTACGGGGGGTGTGTTGCTCAGATGTTCTTCTTTGTGGCCTTTGCCAGTGTAGACTGTCTGCTCCTGGCTGTCGTGGCCTGTGACCGGCATGCCGCCGTGTGTAAGCCTCTACATTACGCCAGCAGTGTGACCCCCTGTGTGTGCGCTCAGACGGTCATGGCCTGCTACGTCTGGGGCTTTGCTGAGTCTGCCATCCACACTGGATTCGCTTTCTGCCTCTCCTTCTGCCATTCCAATGTGGTCCATCACTTCTTCTGTGATATTCCTCCAATCCTGGCTCTTTCCTGCTCTGATATCTATGTAAATGAGATGGTTCTCTTTATTCTAGCAGCTTTCAATGTCTTTTTTGCCCTGATGGTAATTGTGAGCTCCTatctgtttatattctttgccatCCTGAGAATGCGCTCAGTGGAGGGACGGAAGAAAGCCTTTTCCACCTGTTCTTCTCACCTCACTGCTGTCACCATCTTCTATGGAACTGTGATCTTCATGTACTTACAACCAAGTTCTAATCATTCTATGGACACCGACCAGATGGCATCTGTGTTCTATACAATAATCGTACCCATGTTGAACCCTCTCGTCTATAGTCTAAGGAATAAAGAGGTTAGTAATGCTTTCAGGAGAGCCATTGAGAAGATGAAGCTTCTGTTCAGTACACAGATTTAA